A window of Pseudostreptobacillus hongkongensis genomic DNA:
TATTAATTATCATGAACAACATTTTAAAAGTTTAAGTAAAAGAGCACTTAAGTTTGATGATGAACGTATAGAAAATATGGCAAATAATAATTTAAAAATGATAGGAGTAGCATGGAAAAAACAACATATGAAAGATTAATAGAAAACTTTGAATATCTAAATTTAAAAGAAATTGTATTACACTTAAAAGATGTAGAGGAAGAATTTAAGAATAAAGATATATCTTTAATAGAAGCATTAGTTAAATTAACAGATTATGAGATAGAGCATAAGGAGAAAAATCTTATTAATTCAATGATAAAGATAGCTGGATTTCCTTTCATAAAAGATATTAATGATTTTGATTTT
This region includes:
- a CDS encoding ATP-binding protein; the encoded protein is MEKTTYERLIENFEYLNLKEIVLHLKDVEEEFKNKDISLIEALVKLTDYEIEHKEKNLINSMIKIAGFPFIKDINDFDFSYQDNIDKQEILDLLTHRFIHNFENVVFIGSSGVGKTHLATAIGIST